One region of Streptomyces sp. NBC_00442 genomic DNA includes:
- a CDS encoding amino acid permease has product MGYPRKLTRRFHAFDNFAISFTIINIISGIFSAFGFGMGAGGPRILVFGWIGVSAMVLFVGAAMGEIASAYPTSGALYFSAGKLAKRHRGAWSWYTGWLNFVGQVGGTAATNYAAATFIQAFISMQWPSYEATPQQTVGIATAILLVQALANTYTVQLVAVVNRISVWWLLIGMVVIVVALTVKPGSHQPVSFATHFANSTGFSNGWYAAMLGLLVTSWTFTGFDGSFHMSEETVKATVNTPKGIMRAILYSALAGLVLMLALVYSIRDYASEIAASAPPVQILIDALGLGMAKLLLLIVIGAMLFCGLANMTSNTRQIFAFSRDGAMPGSRWWHSVSLRTRTPVKAVWLAAACALVLIIPGWWSHTAFTAIVSVNVVGLYLAYGVPIFLRLRLNDFEPGPWNLGRYGRPVAAVAVVWIVLSSVLFMLPQVSPITADSFNYAPIALGAVLLIATVWWFATARRRFQGPVSYGSPDEVAAMDLI; this is encoded by the coding sequence ATGGGATATCCACGGAAACTCACCCGTAGATTTCACGCCTTCGACAATTTCGCCATATCCTTCACCATCATCAACATTATCTCCGGCATCTTCTCCGCATTTGGTTTCGGAATGGGCGCGGGCGGTCCGAGGATTCTTGTCTTCGGCTGGATAGGCGTCTCGGCCATGGTTCTGTTCGTGGGCGCCGCGATGGGTGAAATCGCGTCCGCCTACCCGACGAGCGGCGCCCTGTACTTCTCCGCCGGCAAGCTCGCGAAGCGGCATCGCGGCGCCTGGTCCTGGTACACGGGGTGGTTGAACTTCGTCGGGCAGGTCGGCGGAACCGCCGCCACCAACTACGCCGCCGCCACCTTCATCCAGGCGTTCATCTCCATGCAGTGGCCCTCGTACGAGGCGACGCCGCAGCAGACGGTCGGCATCGCGACGGCGATCCTGCTCGTCCAGGCGCTCGCCAACACCTACACCGTGCAGCTCGTCGCCGTGGTGAACCGGATCTCGGTGTGGTGGCTGCTCATCGGCATGGTGGTGATCGTGGTCGCGCTGACCGTGAAGCCCGGCTCCCACCAGCCGGTGTCGTTCGCCACGCACTTCGCCAACAGCACCGGATTCAGCAACGGCTGGTACGCCGCGATGCTCGGCCTGCTCGTCACCAGCTGGACGTTCACCGGCTTCGACGGCAGCTTCCACATGTCCGAGGAGACGGTGAAGGCCACCGTGAACACGCCCAAGGGCATCATGCGGGCCATCCTCTACTCGGCCCTCGCCGGACTTGTCCTGATGCTGGCCCTGGTCTACTCGATCCGTGACTACGCGAGCGAGATCGCCGCGTCGGCGCCGCCGGTGCAGATCCTCATCGACGCGCTGGGCCTCGGCATGGCCAAGCTGCTCCTGCTGATCGTCATCGGCGCCATGCTGTTCTGCGGTCTGGCCAACATGACCAGCAACACCCGCCAGATCTTCGCCTTCTCGCGCGACGGGGCGATGCCCGGGTCCCGCTGGTGGCATTCGGTGTCGCTGCGCACCCGCACGCCCGTCAAGGCCGTCTGGCTCGCCGCGGCCTGCGCCCTGGTGCTGATCATTCCGGGCTGGTGGTCGCACACGGCGTTCACCGCCATCGTCAGCGTCAACGTGGTCGGCCTGTACCTGGCGTACGGCGTGCCCATCTTCCTGCGGCTGCGCCTGAACGACTTCGAGCCCGGTCCGTGGAACCTGGGCCGCTACGGCAGGCCGGTCGCCGCGGTCGCCGTGGTGTGGATCGTGCTCAGCAGCGTCCTGTTCATGCTGCCCCAGGTCTCCCCCATCACCGCGGATTCCTTCAACTACGCGCCGATCGCGCTCGGCGCGGTCCTGCTCATCGCCACCGTCTGGTGGTTCGCCACCGCCCGCCGGCGCTTCCAGGGGCCGGTCAGCTACGGCAGCCCCGACGAGGTGGCCGCGATGGACCTCATCTAG
- a CDS encoding DUF779 domain-containing protein, translating to MTPAQHPEPAQHPEPARRPAAAPAAAPHDGAPLVELTSAAHELLRALAAAHGPLMFHQSGGCCDGSAPMCYPAGEFRTGGSDILLASLAVAGVAEPVPFWMSTSQYELWRHTRLIVDVVEGRGSGFSLEAPEGVRFLIRSRLV from the coding sequence ATGACGCCCGCGCAGCACCCGGAGCCCGCGCAGCACCCGGAACCGGCCCGCCGGCCCGCCGCCGCCCCTGCGGCAGCACCGCACGACGGCGCGCCCCTCGTCGAACTCACGTCGGCGGCCCACGAGTTGCTCCGCGCGCTGGCGGCGGCCCACGGGCCCCTGATGTTCCACCAGTCGGGCGGCTGCTGCGACGGGAGCGCCCCCATGTGCTATCCGGCGGGCGAGTTCCGCACCGGCGGCTCCGACATCCTGCTCGCCTCCCTCGCGGTGGCCGGCGTGGCGGAGCCCGTGCCGTTCTGGATGTCGACGAGCCAGTACGAGCTGTGGCGGCACACCCGGCTGATCGTCGACGTGGTCGAGGGCCGCGGCAGCGGGTTCTCCCTGGAAGCGCCGGAAGGGGTGCGGTTCCTCATCCGGTCGCGCCTGGTCTGA
- a CDS encoding winged helix DNA-binding domain-containing protein, protein MTKARPKITAEERRARLGARHLLAPAARASTPEAVAEALLGLHATDPASVYLSVAARLKNPSVTELERALYEDRTLVRMLCMRRTMFVVPRELAPVVDASTARAVAARERRNLTKVIQEQLGFDERWFAATESAVLAALAERGEATAAQLADAVPGLKSQIVQAEGKPYEARPRITSRFLGVMAAEGRIRRGRPLGTWASSQYRWIPAEPHPDLPADEAKARLAARYLEAFGPATTEDVKWWTGWTLTDTRKALARTEAVEADLDSGPGHALPAHLDAPAEPGPWVALLPALDPTPMGWRERGWYFDVGHKSELFDTNGNIGPSVWCDGRIVGGWAQRPDGEIVTELLAPGGVGREARAAIEGEAARIAAFFADVRIKPSFRTPLERRLAR, encoded by the coding sequence ATGACCAAGGCCCGCCCCAAGATCACCGCTGAGGAACGCCGTGCCCGCCTGGGCGCACGCCATCTGCTCGCGCCCGCCGCGCGCGCGAGCACCCCGGAGGCGGTCGCCGAGGCGCTGCTCGGGCTGCACGCCACGGACCCGGCCTCCGTGTACCTCTCCGTCGCCGCCCGCCTCAAGAACCCGTCCGTGACGGAGCTGGAGCGCGCGCTGTACGAGGACCGGACGCTGGTACGGATGTTGTGCATGCGGCGCACCATGTTCGTGGTGCCGCGCGAGCTCGCCCCCGTCGTGGACGCCTCGACCGCCCGCGCCGTGGCGGCCCGCGAACGCCGCAACCTCACCAAGGTCATCCAGGAGCAACTGGGTTTCGACGAACGCTGGTTCGCCGCGACCGAGTCCGCGGTGCTTGCCGCACTCGCTGAGCGAGGGGAGGCGACGGCCGCCCAACTGGCCGACGCCGTACCGGGCTTGAAGTCTCAGATCGTCCAGGCCGAGGGCAAGCCGTACGAGGCCCGGCCGCGCATCACCAGTCGCTTCCTGGGAGTGATGGCCGCCGAGGGGCGCATCCGGCGTGGCCGCCCGCTCGGGACGTGGGCCTCCAGCCAGTACCGCTGGATCCCCGCGGAGCCCCACCCCGACCTGCCGGCCGACGAGGCCAAGGCGCGGCTGGCCGCCCGCTACCTGGAGGCGTTCGGCCCCGCCACCACCGAGGACGTCAAGTGGTGGACGGGCTGGACCCTCACCGACACCCGCAAGGCCCTGGCCCGTACCGAAGCGGTGGAGGCCGACCTCGACTCCGGCCCCGGCCATGCGCTGCCCGCCCATCTCGACGCGCCCGCCGAACCCGGCCCCTGGGTCGCGCTGCTGCCCGCGCTCGACCCCACGCCCATGGGCTGGCGCGAGCGCGGCTGGTACTTCGACGTCGGCCACAAGTCCGAACTGTTCGACACCAACGGCAACATCGGGCCCAGCGTGTGGTGCGACGGGCGCATCGTGGGCGGCTGGGCCCAGCGGCCCGACGGCGAGATCGTCACGGAGCTCCTCGCGCCGGGCGGTGTGGGGCGCGAGGCCCGCGCCGCCATCGAGGGCGAGGCGGCCAGGATCGCCGCGTTCTTCGCCGATGTGCGCATCAAGCCGAGCTTCCGAACTCCGCTGGAGCGCCGGCTCGCCCGATGA
- a CDS encoding ABC transporter ATP-binding protein, which translates to MLELSNITAGYERGKPVVRDMSVAVARGEAVGLLAPRGCGKSTLARVAALLHRPDEGTVVVDGTPVAGHRHRIPRALRTTVGFVHHAPRAGADPSLRLRDLIAEPLKASGRRIEIRERVDELAHAVGLGGDLLARDIREVGDGQLQRAFLARALVLRPRVLVCDEMTALMDAETAAALIAAVQGYRRETRASLLAVGDDRALLATWCDRTVIWDAPPADGVPA; encoded by the coding sequence GTGCTTGAACTCAGCAACATCACCGCCGGCTACGAGCGGGGCAAGCCCGTCGTGCGGGACATGAGCGTGGCCGTGGCCCGCGGCGAGGCGGTCGGACTGCTCGCCCCGCGCGGGTGCGGCAAGTCGACCCTGGCCAGGGTCGCCGCCCTGCTCCACCGCCCCGACGAGGGGACGGTCGTCGTCGACGGCACCCCCGTCGCCGGGCACCGCCACCGCATCCCGCGCGCCCTGCGCACCACCGTGGGTTTCGTCCACCACGCGCCCCGGGCCGGCGCCGACCCCTCGTTGCGTCTGCGCGATCTGATCGCCGAGCCGCTGAAGGCATCCGGACGGCGGATCGAGATCCGTGAGCGGGTCGACGAACTGGCCCACGCCGTCGGCCTCGGCGGGGACCTCCTGGCCCGGGACATCCGCGAGGTCGGCGACGGCCAGCTCCAACGCGCCTTCCTCGCACGCGCCCTGGTGCTCCGGCCGCGTGTGCTCGTCTGCGACGAGATGACCGCGCTCATGGACGCCGAGACCGCCGCCGCCCTCATCGCGGCGGTGCAGGGCTATCGGCGCGAGACGAGGGCGTCCCTGCTCGCCGTCGGCGACGACCGGGCGCTTCTCGCCACCTGGTGCGACCGCACGGTCATCTGGGACGCGCCGCCGGCGGACGGCGTGCCCGCCTGA
- a CDS encoding acyl-CoA dehydrogenase family protein, translating to MTAQTAQSAEEATVDLLYSEAEDDLRAAVRSLLADRADTPATLARAESDTPYDPDLWRSLGAGMELAGLLVPEKLGGQGASHREAAVVLEEIGRAVAPVPFLTSAVIATETLLALGAENTETASLVRELAAGHRTAALVVPFSAGPDSVRLPVTLAGTVSAVADAATADVLLVPTGQGLYALDAADVTTTPLTPLDLTRPLAAVTLDGVSGTLLAGPDATAAAVRRGLLTGAGLLASEQLGVAEWCLTETVAYTRERKQFNRPVGSFQALKHRMAQLWLEVVSARAAARNAADALATGSPEAPLAVAVAQAYCARVAVHAAEECVQLHGGIGMTWEHPAHLYLKRAKSAQIALGSAGEHRAAIAGLVNLTAP from the coding sequence ATGACAGCGCAGACAGCACAGAGCGCCGAAGAAGCCACCGTCGACCTGCTGTACTCCGAGGCCGAGGACGATCTCAGGGCGGCCGTGCGATCCCTGCTCGCCGACCGCGCCGACACCCCGGCCACGCTCGCCCGCGCCGAGTCGGACACGCCGTACGACCCGGACCTGTGGCGCTCGCTCGGCGCGGGCATGGAGCTCGCGGGACTGCTCGTGCCGGAGAAGCTCGGCGGCCAGGGCGCCTCGCACCGGGAAGCCGCGGTGGTCCTGGAGGAGATCGGCCGGGCGGTGGCACCGGTCCCGTTCCTCACGAGCGCCGTGATCGCGACGGAAACCCTCCTCGCGCTCGGTGCCGAGAACACCGAAACGGCTTCACTGGTACGGGAGTTGGCGGCCGGCCATCGGACCGCCGCCCTGGTCGTGCCCTTCTCGGCGGGGCCGGACTCGGTGCGGCTGCCCGTCACTCTCGCCGGGACCGTTTCCGCCGTCGCGGACGCGGCGACCGCCGATGTGCTGCTCGTGCCGACCGGACAGGGCCTGTACGCGCTGGACGCGGCCGACGTCACGACCACCCCGCTCACCCCGCTCGACCTGACCCGACCGCTGGCCGCCGTCACCCTCGACGGTGTGAGCGGCACACTGCTGGCCGGCCCGGACGCCACGGCCGCCGCCGTGCGCCGGGGTCTGCTGACGGGGGCGGGGCTGCTCGCGTCGGAGCAGCTGGGGGTCGCCGAGTGGTGCCTGACCGAGACGGTGGCGTACACCCGCGAGCGCAAGCAGTTCAACCGGCCGGTCGGCTCCTTCCAGGCGCTCAAGCACCGCATGGCGCAGCTCTGGCTGGAGGTCGTCTCGGCGCGGGCCGCCGCCCGCAACGCCGCGGACGCGCTCGCGACCGGCAGCCCCGAGGCGCCGCTCGCGGTGGCCGTCGCCCAGGCGTACTGCGCCCGGGTCGCGGTGCACGCCGCCGAGGAGTGCGTCCAGTTGCACGGCGGCATCGGCATGACGTGGGAACACCCGGCGCACCTCTACCTCAAGCGCGCCAAGTCGGCCCAGATCGCCCTGGGTTCGGCCGGCGAACACCGGGCGGCGATCGCCGGACTCGTGAACCTCACAGCCCCCTGA
- a CDS encoding acyl-CoA dehydrogenase family protein, whose amino-acid sequence MTDAAELRTRTRELLVAHPPATTEPLDFLRARFDAGLAWVHYPVGLGGLDAPRSLQPVVDAELAAAGAPDNDPRRIGIGLGMAAPTVLTYGTEEQKRRFLRPLWVGEEVWCQLFSEPGAGSDLAALGTRAVRDGDDWVVDGQKVWTSSAHLARWAILIARTDPALPKHQGISYFICDMSDPGVEVRPLRQITGEAEFNEVFLTGVRIPDAHRLGEIGAGWKVAQTTLMNERVSIGGMRIPREGGMIGPAARTWRERPELRTRDLHERLLTLWVEAEVARLTGERLRQQLVAGQPGPEGSGMKLAFARLNQEISGLEVELLGSDGLLYSDWTMRRPELVDFTGRDAGYRYLRSKGNSIEGGTSEVLLNIVAERVLGLPAEPRNDKDVAWKDLTR is encoded by the coding sequence ATGACCGACGCCGCCGAACTGCGCACCCGTACACGCGAGTTGCTCGTCGCCCACCCGCCGGCCACGACGGAACCGCTCGACTTCCTCAGGGCCCGCTTCGACGCCGGGCTCGCCTGGGTGCACTACCCGGTGGGGCTCGGCGGCCTCGACGCGCCGCGTTCCCTGCAACCCGTCGTCGACGCCGAGCTCGCGGCGGCCGGAGCGCCCGACAACGACCCGCGCCGGATCGGCATCGGGCTCGGCATGGCCGCCCCGACCGTCCTCACGTACGGCACCGAGGAGCAGAAGCGGCGCTTCCTGCGCCCGCTGTGGGTGGGCGAGGAGGTCTGGTGCCAGCTCTTCAGCGAGCCGGGCGCCGGCTCCGACCTCGCGGCGCTCGGCACCCGCGCGGTGCGCGACGGGGACGACTGGGTGGTGGACGGGCAGAAGGTGTGGACCTCCAGCGCCCACCTCGCCCGTTGGGCCATCCTCATCGCCCGCACCGACCCCGCCCTGCCCAAGCACCAGGGCATCAGCTACTTCATCTGCGACATGAGCGACCCCGGCGTCGAGGTGCGGCCGCTGCGGCAGATCACCGGCGAGGCCGAGTTCAACGAGGTGTTCCTCACCGGAGTGCGCATCCCCGACGCGCACCGGCTCGGCGAGATCGGCGCGGGCTGGAAGGTTGCCCAGACCACCCTCATGAACGAGCGGGTCTCCATCGGAGGCATGCGCATCCCGCGCGAGGGCGGCATGATCGGGCCGGCCGCCCGCACCTGGCGCGAGCGCCCGGAACTGCGCACCCGCGACCTGCACGAGCGGCTCCTCACCCTGTGGGTCGAGGCCGAGGTCGCCAGGCTCACCGGCGAACGCCTTCGACAGCAACTCGTCGCGGGACAGCCCGGCCCCGAGGGCTCCGGCATGAAGCTCGCCTTCGCCCGCCTCAACCAGGAGATCAGCGGCCTGGAAGTGGAACTCCTGGGCTCCGACGGCCTGTTGTACTCGGACTGGACGATGCGCAGGCCCGAACTCGTCGACTTCACCGGACGTGACGCCGGCTACCGCTATCTGCGCTCGAAGGGCAACTCCATCGAGGGCGGCACGAGCGAAGTGCTCCTGAACATCGTCGCCGAACGCGTCCTCGGGCTGCCCGCCGAGCCGCGCAACGACAAGGACGTCGCCTGGAAGGACCTGACCCGATGA
- a CDS encoding NADPH:quinone oxidoreductase family protein, with protein MQAWRVHENGEPGEVMRLEEIDRPVPGAGQVLLRVRAANINFPDALLCRGQYQIRPPLPFTPGVEICGETEDGRRVIANPALPSGGLAEYVVADEAALLPAPEALDDAEAAALHIGYQTGVFGLHRRARLQEGETLLVHAAAGGVGSAAVQLGKAAGARVIGVVGGPEKVAVARELGCDLVIDRRADDIVAAVKEATGGRGADVIYDPVGGDAYAKSAKCVAFEGRIVIVGFASGSVPAPALNHALVKNYSIVGLHWGLYAQKDPASILRCHERLTRLAADGAIKPLISERVPLKDAAAAVQRVADGTTTGRVVVLTDGADR; from the coding sequence ATGCAGGCATGGCGAGTGCACGAGAACGGCGAGCCGGGCGAGGTGATGCGGCTCGAAGAGATCGACCGGCCCGTGCCCGGCGCGGGCCAGGTGCTCCTCAGGGTGCGCGCCGCCAACATCAACTTTCCCGACGCGCTGCTGTGCCGCGGCCAGTACCAGATCCGGCCGCCGCTGCCGTTCACGCCCGGCGTCGAGATCTGCGGGGAGACCGAGGACGGCCGCCGTGTGATCGCCAACCCGGCGCTGCCGAGCGGCGGCCTCGCCGAGTACGTCGTCGCCGACGAGGCGGCCCTGCTGCCGGCGCCCGAGGCGCTCGACGACGCCGAGGCGGCCGCGCTGCACATCGGCTATCAGACCGGCGTGTTCGGACTGCACCGCAGGGCGCGCCTCCAGGAGGGCGAGACGCTGCTCGTGCACGCCGCGGCCGGGGGAGTGGGCAGCGCGGCCGTGCAGCTGGGCAAGGCGGCGGGAGCGCGTGTCATCGGCGTCGTCGGAGGACCCGAAAAGGTCGCCGTAGCACGAGAGTTGGGGTGCGATCTGGTCATCGACCGGCGCGCGGACGACATCGTGGCGGCCGTGAAGGAGGCCACCGGCGGACGCGGCGCCGATGTCATCTACGACCCGGTCGGCGGAGACGCGTACGCCAAGTCGGCCAAGTGCGTCGCCTTCGAGGGGCGGATCGTGATCGTCGGCTTCGCGAGCGGCTCCGTTCCGGCACCCGCCCTCAACCACGCCCTGGTCAAGAACTACTCGATCGTCGGGCTGCACTGGGGTCTGTACGCGCAGAAGGACCCGGCCTCGATCCTCCGCTGCCACGAGCGGCTCACCCGGCTCGCCGCCGACGGCGCGATCAAACCGCTCATCAGCGAGCGCGTCCCGCTGAAGGACGCGGCCGCGGCCGTGCAGCGCGTCGCCGACGGCACGACCACCGGACGTGTGGTCGTCCTCACGGACGGAGCGGACCGATGA
- a CDS encoding SDR family oxidoreductase gives MTDADAPSPRPAHPAHPGLPAPPALGACALPPGTYAGSVVLVTGGGSGLGKAMAAEFARLGADLMIVGRSADRLEAAERELAALGGRVACAVCDIREPERIAEVFDAAEAALGLPAVLVNNAAANFPSPAEDLTPNAWRAVLDITLTGTWFMTREFARRHLAAGTPGSVISIGASYAWTGGPGHAHSAAAKAGVRNLVETLAVEWGPYGIQVNGLVPGLMPHPDLPESVRASLDRADDSGELPLRQPALRVGLPRELGWAATFLASPYARFISGHTLVVDGANWQRRALVAPPVSSVREQLGRGPFGA, from the coding sequence ATGACCGACGCCGACGCACCGTCCCCGCGCCCCGCGCACCCGGCGCACCCCGGGCTTCCCGCGCCGCCGGCGCTCGGTGCGTGCGCGCTGCCGCCGGGCACGTATGCCGGCAGTGTGGTACTGGTCACCGGCGGCGGGTCGGGGCTCGGCAAGGCGATGGCCGCCGAATTCGCGCGGCTCGGCGCCGATCTCATGATCGTGGGCCGGTCCGCGGACCGGCTCGAGGCCGCGGAGCGGGAGCTGGCGGCGCTCGGCGGCCGGGTGGCGTGCGCGGTGTGCGACATCAGGGAGCCGGAGCGGATCGCCGAGGTCTTCGACGCCGCCGAGGCGGCCCTCGGGCTCCCCGCCGTGCTGGTGAACAACGCCGCGGCCAATTTCCCCTCCCCTGCGGAGGACCTGACGCCGAACGCCTGGCGGGCGGTCCTGGACATCACCCTGACCGGGACGTGGTTCATGACCCGCGAGTTCGCCCGCCGTCACCTCGCGGCCGGCACTCCCGGGTCGGTCATCAGCATCGGCGCCTCGTACGCCTGGACCGGCGGGCCGGGACACGCTCACTCCGCCGCGGCCAAGGCGGGCGTGCGCAACCTCGTCGAGACGCTCGCCGTGGAGTGGGGCCCCTACGGCATCCAGGTCAACGGCCTCGTGCCGGGCCTGATGCCGCACCCCGATCTGCCGGAGTCGGTCCGCGCGAGCCTCGACCGGGCCGACGACAGCGGCGAACTACCGCTGCGCCAGCCCGCGTTGAGGGTTGGCCTGCCCCGCGAACTCGGCTGGGCCGCGACCTTCCTCGCCTCGCCGTACGCGCGTTTCATCAGCGGCCACACGCTGGTGGTCGACGGGGCGAACTGGCAGCGGCGCGCGCTGGTGGCGCCGCCGGTGAGCAGCGTGCGGGAGCAGCTGGGACGCGGGCCGTTCGGCGCGTAG
- a CDS encoding enoyl-CoA hydratase/isomerase family protein gives MIDTLDRRVAEGEERITLDVTDGGIGVLTLCRPDKLNGWSWESSRQLGLLADRIRFDESVRAVLLRAEGRAFCAGIDVSAPGGAITGRSPADRTHQYYEGIRWAHERFAAFARLPQPVIAAVQGYCLGFGFELALMADIRIAAQNAVFALPETGIGVAVDAGGDLRIARDAGAGWAKLLALTGRRIDAATAERIGIVQQVVPVGELEESARAVAAEVAANAPLAVRAVKRDIDAFADAGLAEALDRTALSAALTLTSEDAREGYAAKAARRPPSFDGT, from the coding sequence ATGATCGACACCCTGGACCGGCGGGTCGCCGAGGGCGAGGAACGCATCACGCTCGACGTCACCGACGGAGGCATCGGCGTCCTCACCCTGTGCCGGCCGGACAAGCTCAACGGATGGAGCTGGGAGTCCAGCCGCCAACTGGGCCTGCTCGCCGACCGCATCCGCTTCGACGAGTCGGTCAGGGCCGTGCTGCTGCGGGCCGAGGGGCGGGCCTTCTGCGCCGGGATCGACGTCAGCGCCCCCGGCGGCGCCATCACGGGCCGCTCGCCGGCCGACCGCACCCACCAGTACTACGAAGGCATCCGCTGGGCCCATGAGCGCTTCGCCGCGTTCGCGCGACTGCCCCAGCCCGTGATCGCCGCGGTCCAGGGCTACTGTCTCGGATTCGGCTTCGAGCTCGCCCTGATGGCCGACATCAGGATCGCCGCGCAGAACGCCGTGTTCGCGCTGCCCGAGACGGGCATCGGGGTGGCTGTCGACGCCGGCGGTGACCTGCGGATCGCGCGCGACGCAGGCGCCGGCTGGGCCAAGCTGCTGGCCCTTACCGGCCGCCGCATCGACGCGGCCACCGCCGAGCGCATCGGGATTGTCCAACAGGTCGTACCGGTAGGAGAGTTGGAGGAGTCCGCGCGGGCCGTGGCGGCCGAGGTCGCGGCCAACGCGCCGCTCGCCGTCCGCGCCGTCAAGCGCGACATCGACGCGTTCGCCGACGCGGGCCTCGCCGAGGCCCTCGACCGTACGGCCCTGTCCGCGGCGCTCACCCTCACCTCCGAGGACGCCCGAGAGGGCTACGCCGCCAAGGCCGCCAGGCGGCCGCCCTCCTTCGACGGGACGTAG
- a CDS encoding alkaline phosphatase family protein: protein MAELTRRRLLGSAAGALGGAAALSLLPPSVQKAVAAGAPRRGSLRDIEHVVMLMQENRSFDHYFGTLSGVRGFSDPQALKLANGRSVFYQPDTVNPKGYLLPFHLDTHSTSAQAIPSTSHAWAVQHQAWNGGKMDQWLPAHRKADGVNGPYVMGYYTREDIPFQFALAETFTICDNYYSSVLGPTWPNRLYWMTASIDAAGTKGGPVINNTAPTPYRWTTYAERLQAAGVSWKVYQQDDDYGCNVLEQFQTFRDAKPGSPLYERGVRPQPVGTFEDDARADRLPAVSWIMPTSYQSEHPDYLPAAGADFVASKIEAIASNPKVWAKTAFVLNYDENDGLFDHVAPPTPKAGTADEYIGGLPIGGGFRVPAIIISPWTVGGWVASEAFDHTSALRFLEQFTGVKEPNISEWRRRTFGDLTSAFRFSASTPQPPKLPDDTAEQLAEAKREVATLPKPTLPGANQSFPQQERGHRPHV from the coding sequence ATGGCCGAGTTGACACGACGCAGACTCCTTGGGTCGGCAGCCGGAGCACTCGGAGGGGCGGCGGCACTCTCCCTGCTGCCGCCCAGCGTGCAGAAGGCCGTCGCGGCGGGAGCGCCGCGCCGCGGCTCGCTGCGCGACATCGAGCACGTCGTCATGCTGATGCAGGAGAACCGGTCCTTCGACCACTACTTCGGCACCCTCTCCGGCGTCCGCGGGTTCAGCGACCCCCAGGCCCTCAAGCTGGCGAACGGGCGATCGGTGTTCTACCAGCCCGACACGGTGAACCCCAAGGGCTACCTGCTGCCGTTCCACCTGGACACCCACAGCACGAGCGCCCAGGCCATCCCGTCCACGAGCCACGCCTGGGCCGTGCAGCACCAGGCGTGGAACGGCGGGAAGATGGACCAGTGGCTGCCCGCGCACCGCAAGGCGGACGGCGTCAACGGGCCCTATGTGATGGGCTATTACACGCGCGAGGACATCCCGTTCCAGTTCGCGCTCGCGGAGACCTTCACGATCTGCGACAACTACTACAGCTCCGTCCTCGGCCCGACCTGGCCCAACCGCCTGTACTGGATGACGGCGAGCATCGACGCGGCCGGCACCAAGGGCGGTCCGGTGATCAACAACACCGCCCCCACGCCGTACCGGTGGACGACGTACGCGGAACGGCTCCAGGCCGCCGGCGTCAGCTGGAAGGTCTACCAGCAGGACGACGACTACGGCTGCAACGTCCTCGAACAGTTCCAGACCTTCCGCGACGCCAAGCCCGGCTCCCCGCTGTACGAGCGCGGGGTGCGCCCGCAGCCCGTGGGCACCTTCGAGGACGACGCCCGTGCCGACCGGCTCCCGGCGGTCTCCTGGATCATGCCGACGAGCTACCAGTCGGAGCACCCGGACTACCTTCCGGCCGCGGGCGCCGATTTCGTGGCGAGCAAGATCGAGGCCATCGCGTCCAACCCGAAGGTGTGGGCGAAGACCGCGTTCGTCCTCAACTACGACGAGAACGACGGCCTGTTCGACCATGTGGCCCCGCCGACCCCGAAGGCGGGCACCGCGGACGAGTACATCGGCGGGCTGCCCATCGGCGGCGGGTTCCGGGTGCCGGCGATCATCATCTCGCCGTGGACGGTGGGCGGCTGGGTGGCGAGCGAGGCCTTCGACCACACGTCGGCTCTGCGGTTCCTGGAGCAGTTCACCGGGGTCAAGGAGCCCAACATCAGCGAGTGGCGCCGTCGCACCTTCGGCGATCTGACCTCGGCCTTCCGGTTCAGCGCGAGCACGCCCCAGCCGCCGAAGCTGCCCGACGACACGGCGGAACAACTGGCCGAGGCCAAGCGCGAGGTGGCCACCCTGCCGAAGCCGACCCTGCCGGGCGCGAACCAGTCCTTCCCCCAGCAGGAACGCGGCCACCGCCCGCACGTATAG